AAATAAAAAGCTGCGCCCCCGTCTGCTGCTCCAAATTTTTCATATGAAACGTAACGGACGGCTGCTTGATGCCAAGACGTTCCGCGACAATCGTCAATTTCTTATGTTCCTCGATCAAGACGAGGATCTTCAACTGCTGCAGCGTAAACATTCCGGTACCATCCCTGTACTATAGATATTATTTATACAATATACCTAAGAAGTGTTGAATACATTAATTTATTTTTAAAATCGCGTTAACTTCAAGCTTATAATTGCTTTTTATACTGAAACCGTAATCCAGAAGAACACATTTTGGAGGGAAGGAGCCTGGGACATATGGAGGATCAGGTTGCCGTAAACCGAAACGTGATCGTTTCGGCCAAATTCACGCAGCGCCTGCAGCCCGGAAAAAGAATCTACATCAAATCGCTGACACCTTATTTACTCGTATTTCCGGCTATGGCGTTTCTCATCGTCTTCGTGATGCTGCCGCTGCTCATGACGGCTGCGCTCAGTTTTACCGACTGGAATCTAATCTCGGTCGATTATAATTGGGTCGCGCTGGACAATTACCGCCAGATGCTGACGGACTCGAAATTTTGGAAGGTCGTCGGCAATACATTGGTGTTCGGCGTCTTCTCCGTCGGATTTACGATTGCCGCAGCCATGGTCCTGGCGGTGCTGCTGAATAAAAAAATCAAGGGGATGCCTTATTTCAGAAGCTTGGTGTTTATGCCTTACATTACGCCGATGGTTGCGGTCAGCACCATATGGATCTGGATGTTCGATCAAAATTTCGGTTTGATCAACTGGTTCTCCGAATTGTTCGGCGGGCCTCAAATTCCTTGGCTGACCAAACCGGGCTGGGCGATGATTTCCGTCATCATCGTGAAGATTTGGAAAGTCGTCGGGTATTACACCGTGCTGCTCATCGCCGGCATGCAAAACATACCCGAGGATTTGTACGAAGCGGCCCGCATCGACGGTTCGACCGAGCGGAGCCTTTTCTTCCGCATTACGCTGCCTTTGCTGTCGCCATACGTTTTGTTCGTCGTGATCGTTGCCGTCCTCGCTTCGTTCCAGGATTTCGACATGGTGTATACGATGACGGGCGGCGGACCCGCGGACAGCACGAACATGATCATCTATTATTTGTATCAGTTCGGTTTCGAGTTTTTTGAAGCGGGCTACGCTTCCTCCGTGTCGGTATTCCTGTTTCTCTTCCTGTTCCTCATCACTTGGCTGCAAATGGCGGTTTCCAAGAAGTGGGTGCATTACGGATGACCGGGATGCGGAGGCTGCAACATTCGGTAATCGTCGGATTTCTGCTGCTGATTGCTCTCATTATGGCGCTTCCGTTCTTTTGGATGCTCGTCACCTCATTGAAATCGTTCGACGAGGTGTTCGTGAATCCGCCGCAGTTCATTCCGGCTTCTTTTCAATGGCAGAATTATGCCGCCGCGCTGCACGCCGCGCCGTTCGGGCGATATTTTTTCAACAGCGTATCCATGACGGTTCTTCTCACCGTTTTTCAGCTCGTCACCTCCATTCTCGCGGCATACGCTTTTGCCCGGATGAGGTTCAAGGGCCGCCAAACGATGTTTTTGATGGTGCTCGCCACGATGATGGTTCCGATTCAAGTGACGTTTATACCGAATTTTCTCATCATCAACAAGCTGGGATTGTTCAATACGTACTGGGCGTTGATCGTTCCGTTCTGCGCCAGCGCCTTCGCGATTTTCATGATGAGACAAGCCTTCCTGCAAGTTCCGAAGGAATTGGAGGAGGCGGCGACGCTGGAGGGCTGCAATCATCTGCAAATCATCCGGCACGTCATGATTCCGTTGTCGACATCTCCGATTCTCACCTTCGTATTGCTGAGCTTTATATGGCACTACAACGATTTTTTCTGGCCGCTCATCGCTACG
This genomic window from Paenibacillus humicola contains:
- a CDS encoding carbohydrate ABC transporter permease; the protein is MEDQVAVNRNVIVSAKFTQRLQPGKRIYIKSLTPYLLVFPAMAFLIVFVMLPLLMTAALSFTDWNLISVDYNWVALDNYRQMLTDSKFWKVVGNTLVFGVFSVGFTIAAAMVLAVLLNKKIKGMPYFRSLVFMPYITPMVAVSTIWIWMFDQNFGLINWFSELFGGPQIPWLTKPGWAMISVIIVKIWKVVGYYTVLLIAGMQNIPEDLYEAARIDGSTERSLFFRITLPLLSPYVLFVVIVAVLASFQDFDMVYTMTGGGPADSTNMIIYYLYQFGFEFFEAGYASSVSVFLFLFLFLITWLQMAVSKKWVHYG
- a CDS encoding carbohydrate ABC transporter permease, encoding MRRLQHSVIVGFLLLIALIMALPFFWMLVTSLKSFDEVFVNPPQFIPASFQWQNYAAALHAAPFGRYFFNSVSMTVLLTVFQLVTSILAAYAFARMRFKGRQTMFLMVLATMMVPIQVTFIPNFLIINKLGLFNTYWALIVPFCASAFAIFMMRQAFLQVPKELEEAATLEGCNHLQIIRHVMIPLSTSPILTFVLLSFIWHYNDFFWPLIATNDEHLRTIQVGLSGMLSEEGGSQGTKWNVVMAASSLIVSPLIVLFIFVQKNIVQGIATTGLK